The following are encoded together in the Clostridium sp. 'White wine YQ' genome:
- a CDS encoding aminopeptidase P family protein, whose translation MKAEVFKKNREALFKHMEENSMALLFAGKAPKKTADEAYEFTPNRNFYYLTGIDEEDIILLLVKGKEDKEILFIKEPDLELEKWIGKSIRDNEAMEIGAFEEIQYTKDFENELHSFMFKEGVETVYLNLERDSYTQRTTLEEDFAKTLKTKYPDKVIKNIYNEIASIRMIKSKEEIKYIREAIDITIEGVELLMKNSKPGLKEYELEAYFDFNCKRRGVKDFAFKTIAAAGVNATILHYVDNNSEMKDGDLILFDLGAQCEYYNADITRTFPVSGKFTDRQKEVYEAVLRVNKKVIKELKPGVNFKDVNDKATEWIGEECVKLGLIADKEDVRKYYWHSIGHSLGLDTHDVGKRNVELRPGMVFTVEPGIYINEEGIGVRIEDDVLITEDGNEVLTKNMIKEVHEIEEFMK comes from the coding sequence ATGAAAGCAGAAGTATTTAAAAAGAATAGAGAAGCATTATTTAAACATATGGAGGAAAATAGTATGGCGCTTCTTTTTGCAGGTAAGGCTCCTAAAAAAACTGCAGACGAAGCTTACGAGTTTACTCCAAATAGAAATTTTTATTATCTTACAGGAATAGATGAAGAGGATATAATATTACTTTTAGTTAAGGGAAAAGAAGATAAGGAAATATTATTTATTAAAGAACCAGATTTGGAGTTAGAAAAATGGATAGGAAAATCTATTAGGGATAATGAAGCAATGGAAATAGGGGCATTTGAAGAAATACAATATACAAAAGATTTTGAGAATGAACTTCACAGTTTTATGTTTAAGGAAGGCGTTGAAACAGTATATCTTAACTTGGAAAGGGATAGCTATACTCAGAGAACTACACTAGAAGAGGATTTTGCAAAAACTTTGAAGACTAAATATCCTGATAAGGTCATTAAGAATATTTATAATGAAATTGCTAGTATTAGAATGATAAAGAGTAAAGAAGAAATAAAATATATTAGAGAAGCAATAGATATAACAATTGAAGGTGTTGAGCTTTTAATGAAAAATTCTAAGCCAGGCTTAAAAGAATATGAATTAGAGGCATACTTTGATTTTAATTGTAAAAGAAGAGGTGTTAAGGATTTCGCATTTAAAACAATAGCAGCTGCGGGTGTGAATGCAACTATACTTCATTATGTAGATAACAATTCAGAAATGAAGGATGGAGATTTAATACTTTTTGATTTAGGAGCACAATGTGAATATTATAATGCAGATATCACAAGAACATTCCCTGTAAGTGGTAAGTTTACGGATAGGCAAAAAGAAGTATATGAGGCAGTTTTAAGAGTAAATAAAAAAGTAATAAAAGAATTAAAACCAGGAGTAAATTTTAAGGACGTAAATGATAAAGCTACTGAATGGATTGGCGAGGAATGCGTAAAGCTAGGCCTTATAGCAGATAAAGAAGATGTTAGAAAATACTACTGGCACTCTATAGGACATAGTTTAGGTTTAGATACTCATGATGTAGGTAAGAGGAATGTGGAACTTAGACCAGGTATGGTATTTACTGTAGAGCCAGGTATATATATTAATGAAGAAGGAATTGGAGTAAGGATAGAAGATGATGTACTTATTACTGAAGACGGTAATGAGGTATTGACAAAGAATATGATAAAAGAAGTTCACGAAATAGAAGAATTTATGAAATAA
- a CDS encoding phasin family protein, with protein MISEVKKLLLAGVGAVSTTYEKASEAIDELVEKGRITVEEGKELTEELKTNFSNKAKEVKPLNREAVEELLRELGYVKREELNQLVKRIEALEQKNV; from the coding sequence ATGATAAGTGAAGTTAAAAAACTGTTACTAGCAGGAGTTGGAGCAGTATCAACTACTTATGAGAAGGCATCTGAGGCAATAGACGAGTTAGTGGAAAAAGGTAGAATAACAGTTGAAGAAGGAAAAGAATTAACTGAGGAATTAAAGACAAACTTCTCTAATAAGGCAAAAGAAGTTAAACCACTAAATAGAGAGGCTGTAGAAGAATTGTTAAGGGAACTTGGTTATGTAAAAAGAGAAGAATTAAATCAATTAGTTAAAAGAATAGAGGCTTTAGAACAGAAGAATGTTTAA
- a CDS encoding MATE family efflux transporter, whose translation MMINKSSIKEVLSLALPAVGEMILYMMIWVFDTMMVGKYGGNLSVSSVGLSSEIITTFSNILIASGISIGITSLVARSIGAKKSERAEQYASIGFLLTLIIGFFLSCIFFFFSKEILTLAGGNNDVISLGTGYMKIASIGIFFSMSMNALNGTLRGSGNTKTPLIASIIINIINISLDYILIWGRFGLPELGINGAATATCIAQIIGFAFIFIYVFKFSKIRPRFKYIIELQGTKFSSLVRLSIPSALQESAFSISRLLSNIFIISLGTISFASNQIATTIESISFMPGWGFAVAATTLVGHKIGEGNYKKAKEYANTSIFLGVIIMLFCSMLFLIIPNTLINLFITSSEKEVITLGTYCLMIASIEQPFMGISMIVGGALKGIGDTKTPFKVAMFSSWVIRLPLMYAAIYLFRLPVTFVWIITSIQWAIDGTLVYTLYKRKFNKLSA comes from the coding sequence ATTATGATTAATAAAAGCAGTATTAAAGAAGTATTAAGTTTAGCTCTTCCTGCCGTAGGAGAGATGATTTTATATATGATGATATGGGTTTTTGATACAATGATGGTTGGAAAATATGGAGGAAATCTTTCGGTTAGTTCTGTAGGATTATCTTCAGAAATTATTACTACTTTTTCTAACATACTCATTGCTTCTGGTATATCTATTGGAATAACTTCCTTAGTTGCAAGAAGTATAGGTGCAAAAAAAAGTGAACGTGCTGAACAATATGCATCTATAGGCTTCTTGTTAACGCTTATAATAGGATTTTTTCTTTCATGCATATTTTTCTTTTTCTCAAAAGAGATTCTTACCTTAGCTGGTGGGAATAATGATGTTATTTCCTTAGGAACCGGATATATGAAGATAGCCTCAATAGGTATTTTTTTTTCAATGTCAATGAATGCTCTTAATGGTACATTGAGAGGCTCTGGTAATACTAAAACTCCTCTAATTGCATCAATTATAATTAATATAATAAATATTTCTTTAGACTATATACTTATTTGGGGTAGATTTGGACTTCCTGAGTTAGGTATAAATGGAGCTGCTACTGCTACTTGTATTGCTCAAATTATAGGATTTGCTTTTATATTCATTTATGTATTTAAATTTTCTAAAATCAGACCTCGATTTAAATATATTATAGAGCTTCAAGGAACTAAATTTTCCTCTTTAGTCCGTCTATCTATACCTTCTGCACTTCAGGAAAGCGCCTTCAGTATAAGCAGACTTTTAAGTAATATATTTATTATTTCACTAGGAACTATCTCCTTCGCTTCAAATCAGATTGCCACCACAATAGAATCAATAAGTTTTATGCCTGGTTGGGGCTTTGCTGTTGCTGCAACAACATTAGTGGGCCATAAAATAGGAGAAGGAAATTATAAAAAAGCTAAGGAATATGCTAACACCTCTATTTTCTTAGGCGTTATTATAATGCTATTTTGTTCTATGTTGTTTTTAATAATTCCTAATACTCTCATTAACCTTTTCATTACCTCATCAGAAAAAGAAGTTATCACCTTAGGAACTTACTGTTTAATGATTGCTTCAATAGAACAACCCTTCATGGGCATATCCATGATTGTAGGGGGTGCATTAAAAGGCATTGGAGATACTAAAACTCCTTTTAAAGTCGCAATGTTTTCCTCTTGGGTTATAAGATTACCTCTAATGTATGCTGCTATTTATTTGTTTAGACTCCCAGTTACTTTTGTCTGGATTATAACTTCAATTCAATGGGCAATAGATGGAACTCTAGTTTATACTTTATATAAAAGAAAATTCAACAAATTATCTGCTTAA